The genomic interval AGCATGCGCTCGAACTCCGGCGCCTGGCGCATGAACTCGAGGTAGTCCGTTGGCGTACAGAAACCCATGACCCGCTCGACACCGGCGCGGTTGTACCAGGAGCGGTCATAGAAGACCATTTCGCCAAGGGTCGGCAGGTGCTCAATATAACGCTGGAAATACCACTGCCCCAGCTCTTTTTCGGACGGTTTGTTGAGCGCCACCACCCGGGCAAATCGCGGGTTGAGATGCTCGTTGAACCGCTTGATGGTGCCGCCCTTGCCCGCGGCATCGCGCCCCTCGAAAAGAAACACAAACCGCTCACCGGTCTCGATGGCCCATTTCTGCACCTTCAGCAGTTCCGCCTGCAGGAGCGCCTTCTCGGCCTCATAGCTCTTACGCGCCATCTTGTAGCGATAGGGATAGCGTTCCGACTCGAAGAAGCGGCGAATCTCATCGGCCGTCAACGTGTCGGGATCAGGCCGCCAGGCGTAGTTCTTGGGCGCTTTTTTCAGGCGTGGACCCGGATCGGATTCCGGTGCTTCCGCCAGCGCCTTCATGGCGTCAACGGCTCGTGGCGCAGGGGCTCGGCTGGACATGATTTTCTCCAAATTCGGGGCAAACGCCCACTCCACCACCTTACCCGGTTGCTCGGGGCGACCCTTGATGTCGATCAAATCGGGGGGAGTTCGCGCCCACAACCCAGCTGATCAGCTCGAACCCGTCATCTGTTCGTACCGAGGGTTCGAACCCCTACATGCTTCAACCAATAAAAAAGGGGCCGATGGCCCCTCTTTCATTGGTTGGCGGAGAGGGAGGGATTGATTCGGCCCTACGGGCCTCACCCTTCGGGCGCGTCGCTGCGCTCCGCGTCCCAATCGCCATCCGGCGATTGGTCGAACCCGTCATCTGTTCGTACCGAGGGTTCGAACCCCGGCATGCTTCAACCAATAAAAAAGGGGCCGATGGCCCCTCTTTCATTGGTTGGCGGAGAGGGAGGGATTGATTCGGCCCTACGGGCCTCACCCTTCGGGCGCGTCGCTGCGCTCCGCGTCCCAATCGCCATCCGGCGATTGGTCGAACCCGTCATCTGTTCGTACCGAGGGTTCGAACCCCGGCATGCTTCAACCAATAAAAAAGGGGCCGATGGCCCCTCTTTCATTGGTTGGCGGAGAGGGAGGGATTCGAACCCTCGGTACGGGGTTACCGTACACGCGCTTTCCAGGCGCGCTCCTTCGACCGCTCGGACACCTCTCCAGAAGACGCGTAGCCTAATCCACCGGCATCAGCCGATCAATCATTGCCTTTGCCCGGGCTGTAGACCGGCATCGGGAAGGGCGTGACATTGCCATCGGTGTCGGAAATTCGGGCCGGGCCTTCCTTTTCCACCTCGTCAATGCGAACGATGGCGTGCATGGGAATGTAGGTACGCCGGACGCCGGCGAACTCGCTCTTGAGCTTTTCCTCGGCGGGGTCCACCACGACCTGTGTGCGCTCGCCAAAGGTGAGCTCCTCGACCTCGACAAAGCCCAGCAGCCCGCCATCGGAGACTCCGCGGGCATAGATTTCGTAGATCTTCCCCTGACTGTGAAAGACCACCCGATAAATTCGCTCGGCCGACGACATGGCGACTCCATTGAAAAGGCATGGCTGAACCGCGCAGATTAACATGCTGACCCCGCCGGCACACGGCTGCCTCGACCGGGGTGGCCGGCCCGTTGATAATGGATGGCCATCTTTCAATGACCAGTACGGGGTGATTATGCACGCCTGGGAAGGCCAGAATTTCACTGATGTGGCGTTGCTGCCGCAGCGCCGGGATCCACGCCGATTCCAGCTGGGCTGTGCCACCACCAACGGGCAACATCTGGTCCTGCAGTGGTTTCGCAACATGCCGGAAATCACTCAGTGGCTTCGTCGCATGGAGCCCCAGCGATGGGGCTTGCGGGGGGCCGACCTGATCGCCATTAAACCATCACTGGAAGCCGTGCTGACCGAGGTGGATGTCCACGGTTTGAGCGAGACCAGCCGGCAGGCGCACAACGCCGCCGCCGAGCCCCATTATTCGTTGGTCTGGTGGGGGGACTTCACCACGTTTGCGGCGGGCGGTGACACCTGGTCACGGCAGTTTCTGGAAAATAGCGGAATCACCCCGGTCAGTGACGCTGACAATCAGGCGGCCAAGGAACTCCACGAGGCGCTGCGTGCCCGGGCCGAGGCCGAGAACCAGATCTGGCTTGCGCGCCAGGCATCGTCCTCGTAGTCTCAAACCCATGAACAAGCCCTGCCTTTTCTGCGAAATCGTCGCCGGTCGGATCGATGCCGACATCGTCTATCAGGATGATCAGGTCACGGCGTTCCACGACATTCACCCTCAGGCGCCGGTGCATGTGCTGGTGATCCCGAACCGGCATATCCCCACCATGCTCGATCTTGAGCCGGAGGATGCGCCGCTGATCGGTCACATGCACGTCACCGCGAAACACCTGGCCCATGAGCTGGGAATCGCCGATAACGGCTACCGGAGTATTTTTAATTGCGGGACGGCAGCGGGGCAGACCGTTTGGCACATCCATCTGCACATCATGGGGGGCCGCAGCATGGGTTGGCCGCCCTGGCCGGGGAACTGAATGAAATTCTTCGTTGATACCGCCATGGCGGATGACATCCGCGAGCTCAATGACTACGGACTGCTGGATGGCGTGACCACCAATCCGTCTCTGGTCGCCAAATCCGGTCGCGACTTTAAGGAAGTCGTGGGCGAGATTTGCCGGATTGTGGACGGGCCAGTATCCGCGGAAGTCGCCGCCCTGGATTTCGACGGCATGATGGCCGAAGCCCGGGTCCTGGCGGCGATTGCCGACAATGTGGTGATTAAGCTGCCGCTGACGCTGGATGGCCTGAAGGCCTGTCGACGGCTGCGGGCGGACGGCGTCCACGTCAACGTCACCCTCTGCTTCGCCGCCAATCAGGCCCTGCTGGCTGCCAAGGCCGGGGCCAGCTACATTTCGCCTTTCCTGGGTCGGCTGGATGACATCAACCTCGACGGCATGGAGCTCATTCGAGACATCCGCGCGATTTACGACAACTACGGCTTTGAAACCGAGATACTCGCCGCCTCGATCCGTACCGCCAATCATGTCAAGGAAGCCGCCATCGCCGGCGCGGATGTGGCCACCATCCCGCCAGCGGTGATCCGCGGCCTGGCCAGCCACGTCCTGACCGACAAAGGCCTGGATCAGTTTGTCAAAGACTGGCAGGCGACGGGGCAGTCAATCCTCTAGGTCACCAAGCAGTTCGCTGACCACCGTCTGCCGCAACCAGCGGTGCATGGCATCGGCGTGGTGACGCGCGTGCCAATAAAGGTACATGGGAAACCCGCCGGCGCGCAGCTCATCGGGCAATGGTCGGCGGACGATTCCCCCGTGCT from Spiribacter sp. 2438 carries:
- the ppk2 gene encoding polyphosphate kinase 2 — encoded protein: MSSRAPAPRAVDAMKALAEAPESDPGPRLKKAPKNYAWRPDPDTLTADEIRRFFESERYPYRYKMARKSYEAEKALLQAELLKVQKWAIETGERFVFLFEGRDAAGKGGTIKRFNEHLNPRFARVVALNKPSEKELGQWYFQRYIEHLPTLGEMVFYDRSWYNRAGVERVMGFCTPTDYLEFMRQAPEFERMLVRSGIRFYKYWFSVTPEEQRRRFSSRETDPLKRWKLSPIDKESLGKWDEYTQAKEAMFFYTDTADAPWTVIKSKDKKRARLECMKHFLSTIDYPDKDPRIVGRPDPLIVGRASHVVLSGVELDHVMGASSGE
- a CDS encoding DUF1820 family protein, encoding MSSAERIYRVVFHSQGKIYEIYARGVSDGGLLGFVEVEELTFGERTQVVVDPAEEKLKSEFAGVRRTYIPMHAIVRIDEVEKEGPARISDTDGNVTPFPMPVYSPGKGND
- a CDS encoding histidine triad nucleotide-binding protein, producing MNKPCLFCEIVAGRIDADIVYQDDQVTAFHDIHPQAPVHVLVIPNRHIPTMLDLEPEDAPLIGHMHVTAKHLAHELGIADNGYRSIFNCGTAAGQTVWHIHLHIMGGRSMGWPPWPGN
- the fsa gene encoding fructose-6-phosphate aldolase, giving the protein MKFFVDTAMADDIRELNDYGLLDGVTTNPSLVAKSGRDFKEVVGEICRIVDGPVSAEVAALDFDGMMAEARVLAAIADNVVIKLPLTLDGLKACRRLRADGVHVNVTLCFAANQALLAAKAGASYISPFLGRLDDINLDGMELIRDIRAIYDNYGFETEILAASIRTANHVKEAAIAGADVATIPPAVIRGLASHVLTDKGLDQFVKDWQATGQSIL